A genomic window from Pseudomonas leptonychotis includes:
- the flgJ gene encoding flagellar assembly peptidoglycan hydrolase FlgJ — protein sequence MDSRLSAGLLGSSGTTTLDSGAFNDLNRLQQFKVGGDSEKNIKKVAQEFESLFLNEMLKAMRSANEVFAEGNFMNSNESKTYQDMHDQQLSVTMSNHQNGIGLADVLVRQMSKIKDASSRPNPFAQVDEPVPSAPTKPMAQVESNRDDSSLLNQRRLSLPGKLTDRLLAGIVPSAVATDGQPLAQNDWIPAKTFAAPADTALGLNGMDAITGRRIAQPPLAPGKAAFGSKDEFIAAMLPMAEKAADKIGVDPRYLVAQAALETGWGKSIIRQQDGSSSHNLFGIKTHNTWEGDSARVLTTEFKGGKAVKEAASFRAYESYAHSFEDYVSFLQGNGRYEKALATTDKPEQFARELQKAGYATDPQYARKIAQIARQMQTYQTVAAVSTPSTNG from the coding sequence ATGGACTCTCGTCTTTCCGCCGGTTTGCTCGGCAGCAGTGGCACCACCACGCTAGACAGCGGCGCTTTCAACGACCTCAACCGCTTGCAGCAATTCAAGGTTGGCGGTGACAGCGAAAAGAACATCAAGAAAGTGGCTCAGGAATTTGAGTCACTGTTCCTGAATGAAATGCTCAAAGCCATGCGCTCTGCTAACGAAGTGTTCGCTGAAGGCAACTTCATGAACAGCAACGAGAGCAAAACCTACCAAGACATGCACGACCAACAATTGTCGGTGACCATGTCCAACCACCAGAACGGTATCGGTCTGGCCGACGTGCTGGTGCGACAGATGTCGAAAATCAAGGATGCCAGCAGTCGTCCCAACCCCTTTGCTCAGGTTGATGAGCCAGTGCCGAGTGCCCCGACTAAGCCAATGGCTCAGGTTGAGAGCAACCGTGATGACAGTTCGCTGCTCAACCAGCGGCGCCTGTCTCTGCCAGGTAAGCTGACTGACCGCTTACTGGCCGGCATCGTGCCGTCAGCAGTGGCCACCGATGGCCAGCCGTTGGCGCAGAACGACTGGATTCCTGCCAAAACCTTTGCTGCACCGGCCGATACCGCGCTGGGTTTGAATGGTATGGACGCCATTACCGGTCGGCGGATTGCGCAGCCGCCTCTGGCACCGGGTAAAGCCGCGTTTGGTTCGAAGGATGAGTTTATTGCCGCCATGTTGCCGATGGCCGAGAAGGCCGCTGACAAGATTGGCGTCGATCCGCGCTACCTGGTGGCTCAGGCCGCACTGGAAACCGGCTGGGGCAAGTCAATCATCCGTCAACAGGATGGCAGCAGCAGCCACAACCTGTTCGGCATCAAAACCCATAACACCTGGGAAGGCGACTCGGCGCGTGTACTGACCACCGAGTTCAAGGGCGGTAAGGCTGTTAAAGAGGCCGCCTCCTTTCGCGCCTATGAGTCTTACGCCCACAGTTTTGAGGATTATGTGAGTTTCCTGCAGGGCAATGGTCGTTACGAAAAAGCCCTGGCTACCACGGACAAACCTGAGCAGTTCGCCCGCGAATTGCAGAAGGCTGGCTATGCCACGGACCCGCAATACGCCCGCAAAATTGCTCAGATAGCGCGGCAGATGCAGACCTATCAAACAGTCGCGGCCGTCAGTACGCCGTCCACTAACGGATGA
- a CDS encoding flagellar hook-associated protein 3 gives MVMRISSIQAFNNGVSGLGRNYANLIRTQEQISSGNRILTPADDPVASVRLLQLEQQQAVLGQYKENLTAAKNSLTQEETTVTSVVNVLQRIRELAVQAGGGALSGEDRKSIAKELSEREGELLNLMNSRNARGEYLFSGFLGKTEPFTRNPDGTYSYKGDEGQRSLQVAGSSNVAINDNGKRLFEDVSNADRVVNALGVNNPALPTPPLPATTIAALPAADQRVFMSPGLVQDNQTFNSNFRTGEPYSLAFVSGKEFRIYDSSGADVTSEIPGGGAIDPLASGGNTINFRGMRFQLDVVLQPGDNELDLDNLLANTATPGAPGLNTHSFTLQSSPTEFAVNRSSTNNSTAVVAPAGISNQAAFDSQFPTSGIVLRFTDATNYQVFSQPVGPGSPAIASGTAAGPYPSTFSVFGADFTLSAPAAAAGGDEFGVQPQFQEQRSILNTISRLRQALESSPTSPAGNLGVRDEVAIALTNLDNGLGKVLEVQTEIGARLNLIETTEIDNEDVTLVNKAVQADLRELDYAEALSRLSFQTIILEAAQQSYVKIAGLNLFNQLR, from the coding sequence ATGGTGATGCGCATCTCTTCGATCCAGGCCTTCAATAATGGTGTCAGTGGCCTTGGGCGCAACTATGCCAACCTGATTCGCACTCAAGAGCAGATCAGCAGCGGTAACCGTATTCTTACCCCGGCCGACGATCCGGTCGCCTCGGTGCGCCTGCTGCAACTTGAACAGCAGCAAGCGGTATTGGGCCAGTACAAGGAAAACCTCACCGCGGCGAAGAACAGCCTGACCCAGGAAGAAACCACCGTGACTTCGGTGGTCAACGTGTTGCAGCGCATCCGCGAGCTGGCAGTGCAGGCAGGTGGTGGTGCGCTGTCAGGTGAAGACCGCAAATCGATCGCCAAAGAACTGAGTGAGCGTGAAGGCGAGTTGCTCAACCTGATGAACAGCCGCAACGCCCGTGGCGAATATTTGTTCAGTGGCTTTCTTGGCAAGACTGAGCCGTTTACGCGCAACCCGGATGGCACCTATTCCTACAAGGGGGATGAGGGGCAGCGTAGTCTGCAGGTCGCAGGCTCAAGCAACGTGGCGATCAACGACAACGGCAAGCGCCTATTTGAAGACGTCAGCAATGCTGACCGAGTTGTGAATGCGTTAGGCGTCAACAACCCAGCCTTACCGACACCGCCTTTGCCCGCGACTACTATCGCTGCATTACCGGCGGCTGATCAGCGCGTTTTTATGTCGCCTGGTTTGGTGCAGGACAATCAGACGTTCAACAGCAATTTCCGCACAGGAGAGCCTTACTCGCTGGCGTTTGTCAGTGGTAAGGAGTTTCGTATCTATGACAGCAGCGGGGCCGATGTAACCTCGGAAATACCGGGCGGCGGTGCGATAGACCCGCTGGCCAGTGGTGGTAACACCATCAACTTCCGCGGCATGCGCTTTCAGTTGGATGTGGTGTTGCAGCCTGGGGATAATGAGCTGGACTTGGATAACCTGCTGGCTAATACAGCCACTCCAGGGGCTCCTGGGCTCAATACCCATAGCTTCACGCTGCAATCTTCACCTACCGAGTTTGCGGTTAATCGCTCCTCGACCAACAACTCGACTGCAGTGGTTGCTCCGGCGGGTATCAGCAATCAGGCTGCTTTCGATAGCCAGTTTCCGACCTCTGGCATTGTGTTGCGCTTCACTGATGCCACCAATTATCAGGTGTTCTCACAACCTGTGGGGCCTGGTAGCCCTGCGATTGCTAGCGGTACGGCGGCAGGCCCTTATCCTTCGACTTTCAGTGTGTTCGGTGCCGACTTCACCCTGTCGGCACCCGCGGCTGCGGCCGGCGGCGACGAGTTCGGCGTGCAGCCGCAGTTTCAGGAGCAGCGCAGCATCCTCAACACCATCAGCCGCCTGCGTCAGGCGTTGGAGTCATCGCCGACTTCACCTGCGGGCAACTTGGGTGTACGCGATGAAGTAGCGATTGCCCTGACCAACCTGGATAACGGGCTGGGCAAAGTACTGGAGGTTCAAACCGAAATCGGCGCACGGCTGAACCTGATTGAGACCACTGAGATTGATAACGAGGATGTCACGCTGGTTAACAAGGCCGTGCAGGCTGATCTGCGTGAGCTGGATTACGCTGAAGCACTCTCGCGGCTCTCGTTCCAGACCATCATTCTCGAGGCTGCGCAGCAGAGCTATGTGAAGATTGCTGGGCTGAATTTGTTTAACCAGTTGCGTTAA
- the flgK gene encoding flagellar hook-associated protein FlgK: MADLLNIGLSGLSANKTSLAVTGHNIVNVNTPGFSRQETIQATRIPQFSGAGYIGSGTTLVDVRRIYNEFLNTQVRSSTALNSDTQSYLGQINQLDSLLAGSTTGVNPGLQKVFAALQTAAEDPANIPARQLALSEAEGLAKRFNTVYDRLYEQNSFINKQMSAVTDQINQLAGSIAGYNEAIAVAASNGQQPNDLLDAREEAVRKLSTFIGVTVVTQDDSSYNLFVGSGQPLVVGRQASRLEVVPGLSDPLRSEVQFVSGNARQGITSLISGGEMGGLIRYREDVLDTALNSVGRLALAVTDQVNRQLGQGLDLNGQFGNGLFRDLNDPLLIGQRSLARVGNSDTTANLNVLIEDTTQLTTSDYEVEFTSATDYTVRRVSDGTSFGPFDITVVPAAEFDGVSLNVASGTFAAGDRFRVMPTRNAGEYIRADMKRPEELAFAAPLKSQTSPANIGTGMISQPTLLTEIDIYDPVAQANLETSLRNAPPLRIVMGAGGGATQGYDVVDINGNVIDTGVIVPGQNNKLTITVPATAGPPAVPVPFDYEVAISGRPQGGDNFSVSFNTNGVSDNRNALKLIDLQNRTTIGINPLAPATTGSSFTDAYGDLVERVGTLTSQARVDGEATGSILKQATNNRDSVSAVNLDEEAAKLIQFEQYYQASAQIIQVARSLFDTLINTF, translated from the coding sequence ATGGCTGACTTACTCAATATTGGCCTGTCCGGGCTGTCGGCGAACAAAACCTCGCTGGCGGTTACCGGCCATAACATCGTCAACGTCAATACGCCGGGTTTCTCGCGCCAAGAGACCATTCAGGCCACGCGCATTCCGCAATTTAGTGGTGCCGGCTATATCGGCTCGGGCACCACGCTGGTCGATGTGCGGCGCATCTACAACGAGTTTCTCAATACTCAGGTACGCAGCAGCACGGCGCTTAACAGCGACACGCAGAGCTACTTGGGCCAGATTAATCAGCTCGACTCGCTGCTTGCGGGTAGCACTACTGGGGTAAACCCCGGGCTGCAGAAAGTATTCGCTGCGCTGCAGACCGCTGCCGAAGATCCAGCCAATATTCCCGCGCGGCAGCTGGCGTTATCCGAAGCCGAAGGCTTGGCCAAACGCTTCAACACCGTCTACGACCGCTTGTACGAGCAGAACTCGTTTATCAATAAGCAGATGTCGGCGGTTACTGATCAGATCAACCAGTTAGCTGGGTCGATTGCCGGATACAACGAGGCTATTGCCGTGGCCGCATCCAACGGCCAACAGCCTAATGACCTGCTTGATGCCCGCGAGGAAGCGGTGCGCAAGCTGTCGACCTTTATCGGTGTGACGGTCGTCACCCAGGATGACAGCAGCTACAACCTGTTTGTCGGCTCTGGTCAGCCCCTCGTGGTGGGTCGCCAGGCTTCTCGCCTAGAAGTGGTGCCGGGGCTGTCCGATCCGTTGCGCAGTGAAGTGCAGTTTGTCAGTGGCAATGCGCGTCAGGGCATTACCTCACTGATTTCCGGCGGTGAGATGGGCGGGTTGATTCGCTATCGCGAAGACGTGCTGGACACCGCGCTTAACTCGGTAGGGCGCTTGGCGCTGGCGGTCACCGATCAGGTCAATCGTCAATTGGGTCAAGGTTTGGACCTCAATGGCCAGTTTGGCAATGGCTTGTTCCGCGACCTCAATGACCCGCTGCTGATTGGCCAGCGCAGCTTGGCGCGTGTGGGTAACAGCGATACCACCGCCAACCTCAATGTGTTGATTGAAGACACCACCCAGCTGACCACCAGCGATTATGAGGTGGAGTTCACCAGTGCCACGGATTACACCGTGCGGCGCGTCAGTGACGGCACCAGCTTTGGTCCATTCGACATTACCGTGGTGCCGGCGGCGGAGTTCGACGGCGTCTCGCTGAATGTGGCCAGCGGTACCTTTGCCGCTGGCGACCGTTTTCGGGTCATGCCCACACGCAATGCCGGCGAGTATATCCGCGCCGATATGAAACGCCCGGAAGAGCTGGCCTTTGCCGCGCCGCTGAAATCGCAGACCAGCCCGGCGAATATTGGCACCGGGATGATCAGCCAGCCAACCCTGCTGACTGAAATCGACATCTATGACCCGGTTGCTCAGGCGAACCTGGAAACCAGTCTGCGCAATGCGCCGCCATTACGCATCGTCATGGGCGCAGGCGGTGGCGCCACTCAGGGTTATGACGTCGTCGATATCAACGGCAACGTCATCGATACCGGGGTGATTGTGCCTGGGCAGAACAACAAACTGACCATCACCGTACCCGCGACGGCTGGCCCGCCTGCAGTTCCGGTGCCCTTCGATTATGAAGTGGCCATCAGTGGCCGGCCACAGGGTGGCGACAATTTTTCGGTTTCCTTCAACACCAATGGGGTGTCTGATAACCGCAATGCCTTGAAGCTGATTGATCTGCAGAACCGTACGACTATTGGTATCAATCCCCTGGCTCCGGCGACTACGGGGTCAAGTTTTACCGATGCCTATGGCGACTTGGTGGAGCGGGTCGGCACCCTGACCAGCCAGGCGCGGGTCGATGGTGAGGCCACTGGGTCGATTCTCAAGCAGGCCACCAATAACCGCGATTCGGTATCGGCGGTCAACCTCGATGAAGAGGCGGCCAAACTGATTCAGTTCGAGCAATACTACCAGGCGTCGGCGCAGATCATTCAAGTTGCCCGCAGCCTGTTCGATACACTGATTAACACGTTCTGA